Proteins encoded within one genomic window of Lysinibacillus sphaericus:
- the leuB gene encoding 3-isopropylmalate dehydrogenase has protein sequence MEKKITVLPGDGIGPEVVASAIRVLQVIGKRFNHTFHLGYGTIGGAAIDQHNNPLPDETIEMCESSDAILLGAVGGPKWDNNPPELRPEKGLLRIRKHFDLFANLRPVKAFPSLLEASPLKREVAENVDLMIVRELTGGVYFGEPRMRTENGAIDTTVYSTAEVERIVENAFELARLRGGKLCSVDKANVLETSRLWREVVEAKKKDYPDVQVEHNLVDSVAMKLITNPAHYDVVVTENMFGDILSDEASVITGSLGVLPSASIRGDNFGLYEPVHGSAPEIAGQGVANPAATILSVAMMLQYSFGLAEEAAEIERAVSAVFDDGYFTADLARDGGRTLSTNEWTDKVINEIDTSFVSESIMTTYI, from the coding sequence GGTTGCGTCAGCTATACGTGTACTACAAGTTATCGGCAAACGTTTCAACCATACATTCCATTTAGGATATGGAACAATCGGAGGCGCTGCCATCGATCAACACAACAATCCACTACCTGATGAAACAATTGAAATGTGTGAGAGCAGTGATGCGATTTTATTAGGCGCAGTAGGGGGGCCAAAATGGGACAATAACCCACCAGAACTACGTCCAGAAAAAGGCTTACTTCGTATCCGCAAGCACTTTGACTTATTTGCAAATTTACGTCCAGTAAAGGCGTTCCCGAGTTTACTAGAGGCTTCACCTTTAAAACGTGAAGTAGCCGAAAACGTCGATTTAATGATCGTACGTGAACTTACAGGCGGCGTATACTTCGGGGAACCACGTATGCGTACTGAAAATGGCGCGATTGATACAACAGTTTACTCAACAGCTGAAGTAGAGCGTATCGTTGAAAATGCCTTTGAATTAGCACGTTTACGTGGAGGCAAATTATGTTCAGTCGATAAGGCAAACGTACTTGAAACTAGCCGTTTATGGCGCGAAGTTGTAGAAGCGAAGAAAAAAGACTATCCAGATGTTCAGGTAGAACACAACTTAGTAGACTCTGTAGCGATGAAATTAATTACAAATCCTGCTCATTATGATGTCGTTGTAACAGAAAACATGTTTGGTGATATTTTAAGTGATGAAGCATCGGTTATTACAGGTTCTCTTGGCGTACTACCATCCGCATCCATCCGCGGTGATAATTTTGGACTTTACGAACCAGTACACGGTTCAGCACCAGAAATTGCAGGGCAAGGTGTGGCTAATCCAGCAGCAACGATTCTGTCAGTCGCTATGATGTTACAATACTCATTTGGCCTAGCAGAAGAAGCGGCTGAAATCGAACGTGCAGTAAGTGCAGTATTTGATGATGGGTACTTTACAGCAGATCTTGCACGTGATGGAGGACGCACTCTATCTACAAATGAATGGACAGATAAAGTTATTAATGAAATTGATACAAGTTTTGTTTCGGAAAGTATTATGACAACATATATTTAA